Proteins encoded by one window of Streptacidiphilus sp. PB12-B1b:
- a CDS encoding LD-carboxypeptidase: protein MPAAYAVPALRRPPRLVPGDRVAVVAPSGVIVPARLERGVALLESWGLRVEVMPHVLAGHPRLPYLAADDARRAEDLQRAWLDPGVAAVVCARGGYGTQRMVELLDWDALRAAPDKVLLGYSDATVLHEAFALRLGLATLYGPMAATEVFGTDPATAEHLRLTLFRPEEAQTLTSAAAHTLVPGRACGVTAGGCLTLLATERGTPHARPGFAGAILVLEDVGEALYALDRLLTQLHRTGALAGVAGVALGSWQDCRPSGMVRELMLERLAPLGVPVVGELGFGHGPSSLTVPLGVPAVLDADAGTLRLELPALR from the coding sequence GTGCCTGCCGCCTACGCCGTTCCCGCGCTGCGGCGCCCGCCCCGGCTGGTGCCCGGCGACCGGGTCGCCGTCGTCGCGCCCAGCGGCGTCATCGTCCCCGCGCGGCTGGAGCGCGGCGTCGCCCTGCTGGAGTCCTGGGGGCTGCGGGTCGAGGTGATGCCGCACGTCCTGGCCGGGCACCCGCGGCTGCCCTATCTGGCCGCCGACGACGCCCGGCGCGCCGAGGACCTGCAACGGGCCTGGCTGGACCCGGGCGTCGCCGCCGTGGTCTGCGCGCGCGGCGGCTACGGCACGCAGCGGATGGTGGAGCTGCTCGACTGGGACGCCCTGCGCGCCGCCCCGGACAAGGTCCTGCTCGGCTACAGCGACGCCACCGTGCTGCACGAGGCGTTCGCGCTGCGGCTGGGGCTGGCCACCCTCTACGGCCCGATGGCGGCCACCGAGGTGTTCGGGACGGACCCGGCCACCGCCGAGCACCTGCGGCTGACGCTGTTCCGGCCCGAGGAGGCGCAGACCCTGACCTCGGCCGCCGCCCACACGCTGGTCCCCGGCCGGGCGTGCGGGGTCACCGCCGGCGGCTGCCTCACCCTGCTCGCCACCGAGCGCGGCACGCCGCACGCCCGCCCCGGCTTCGCCGGAGCGATCCTGGTGCTGGAGGACGTCGGCGAGGCCCTCTACGCCCTGGACCGGCTGCTGACCCAGCTGCACCGCACCGGCGCGCTGGCCGGGGTCGCCGGGGTGGCCCTCGGCTCCTGGCAGGACTGCCGACCGTCCGGCATGGTCCGGGAGCTGATGCTGGAGCGGCTGGCGCCGCTGGGCGTCCCGGTCGTCGGCGAGCTGGGCTTCGGCCACGGGCCGAGCAGCCTCACCGTCCCGCTCGGCGTCCCGGCCGTGCTGGACGCCGACGCCGGGACGCTGCGGCTGGAGCTGCCCGCACTGCGGTGA
- a CDS encoding AbgT family transporter has translation MGEPAAADQHAADGPGRRSLAQRMLDAVEKAGNRAPHPAVLFLWLILLVVALSVVLSWTGLHATYESAAPGPVVGRPDYPGVTTQPSLVFPPAALHGPPVHIVLQTVHVRNLLGADGIRFLFTSAVDNVNNFGVVGVILVAMVGIGLADEAGLIAALVRRLVAVAPRAALTFTVVLLGALSSAVSDIGFLVLVPLGAVAFQSAGRHPLAGLAAAFAGVGAGFGLNAVTTPADGIVTEITNEAIHLVDPGRSIGLTADLYFSIAATLLLAVVVTVVSERLVEPGLGSWTGATGVEHAQAEHAQASGGGPQAEAQGLRLAFYGAAAVVVVVAFLTFLPGAPLRNPDTGRFFDQSPFMDGLIFIVMLLFLVAGLCYGRGAGTLRGSAAVMAAVTRTFAGLGGLIFLLLVLAQLIACFSYTNIATIAAVHLSDALGRADVSALWLLLALVAVTLLLDVVIPGAIPKWAVFAPIFVPLFLRLGVAPQTVLAAYRVGDGPVDLITPLMVYLPFVVLLAQRYRKDAGVGTVVSLMLPYTLVVAAAWMALFTVWYLIGIPLGPGAPVHVPRLG, from the coding sequence ATGGGCGAGCCAGCCGCCGCCGACCAGCACGCCGCCGACGGCCCCGGCCGCCGGTCCCTCGCCCAGCGCATGCTCGACGCCGTCGAGAAGGCCGGCAACCGGGCGCCGCACCCGGCCGTCCTCTTCCTGTGGCTGATCCTGCTGGTGGTGGCGCTGTCGGTGGTGCTCTCCTGGACCGGCCTGCACGCGACCTACGAGTCCGCCGCGCCCGGCCCGGTGGTCGGCCGACCGGACTACCCCGGGGTGACGACCCAGCCGTCGCTGGTCTTCCCGCCTGCGGCGCTGCACGGCCCGCCGGTGCACATCGTGCTGCAGACCGTGCACGTGAGGAACCTGCTCGGGGCCGACGGCATCCGCTTCCTCTTCACCTCCGCCGTCGACAACGTGAACAACTTCGGCGTGGTCGGGGTGATCCTGGTGGCCATGGTCGGCATCGGCCTGGCCGACGAGGCCGGGCTGATCGCGGCCCTGGTCAGGCGGCTGGTCGCGGTCGCCCCGCGCGCGGCGCTCACCTTCACCGTCGTGCTGCTGGGCGCACTGTCCAGCGCCGTCTCCGACATCGGCTTCCTGGTGCTGGTCCCGCTGGGCGCGGTCGCCTTCCAGAGCGCCGGCCGGCACCCGCTGGCCGGGCTGGCGGCGGCCTTCGCCGGGGTCGGCGCCGGCTTCGGGCTGAACGCCGTCACCACCCCCGCCGACGGCATCGTCACCGAGATCACCAACGAGGCGATCCACCTGGTCGACCCCGGCCGCTCGATCGGACTCACCGCCGACCTGTACTTCAGCATCGCCGCCACGCTGCTCCTGGCCGTGGTGGTCACCGTCGTCAGCGAGCGGCTGGTCGAACCGGGCCTGGGCAGCTGGACCGGCGCCACCGGCGTCGAGCACGCCCAGGCCGAGCACGCCCAGGCGTCCGGCGGCGGCCCGCAGGCCGAGGCGCAGGGGCTGCGGCTGGCCTTCTACGGCGCGGCGGCGGTGGTCGTCGTGGTGGCCTTCCTGACCTTCCTGCCGGGCGCGCCGCTGCGCAACCCGGACACCGGCCGCTTCTTCGACCAGTCGCCGTTCATGGACGGCCTGATCTTCATCGTCATGCTGCTCTTCCTGGTCGCGGGCCTGTGCTACGGCAGGGGCGCCGGGACGCTCCGGGGCAGCGCGGCGGTGATGGCGGCCGTCACCAGGACCTTCGCCGGGCTGGGCGGGCTGATCTTCCTGCTGCTGGTGCTCGCCCAGCTCATCGCCTGCTTCAGCTACACCAACATCGCCACCATCGCCGCCGTGCACCTCTCCGACGCCCTGGGGCGCGCCGACGTCAGCGCGTTGTGGCTGCTGCTGGCCCTCGTCGCGGTGACCCTGCTGCTGGACGTCGTCATCCCCGGCGCCATCCCCAAGTGGGCCGTCTTCGCGCCGATCTTCGTGCCGCTGTTCCTGCGCCTCGGCGTCGCCCCGCAGACCGTGCTGGCCGCCTACCGGGTCGGCGACGGGCCGGTCGACCTGATCACCCCGCTGATGGTCTACCTGCCGTTCGTGGTGCTGCTCGCGCAGCGGTACAGGAAGGACGCCGGGGTCGGCACGGTGGTCTCGCTGATGCTGCCGTACACCCTGGTCGTCGCCGCCGCCTGGATGGCCCTCTTCACCGTCTGGTACCTGATCG